The Hemibagrus wyckioides isolate EC202008001 linkage group LG10, SWU_Hwy_1.0, whole genome shotgun sequence genome includes a window with the following:
- the gemin6 gene encoding gem-associated protein 6 gives MAEWRNMLPQEWFKYVNQEVRVTAQDKQQYGGCVYTVDPVSASLVLVTFEEKRNASVRVISGHAVRDVQLLKPGDEDTEKKMRSLFTPADSQEFSTEELEERKKNLRAWLEKNLIPVTEEGDVLRVANVLTISAPYGPEQCSSSNEIILARVQSLVENKPGRENQQ, from the exons ATGGCGGAATGGCGCAACATGCTGCCGCAGGAATGGTTTAAATATGTGAACCAGGAGGTGCGAGTTACAGCGCAGGATAAACAGCAGTATGGAGGCTGTGTGTACACTGTGGATCCTGTTTCTGCCAg CCTAGTCCTTGTGACctttgaggagaaaagaaaCGCCTCTGTGAGGGTCATCTCGGGCCATGCTGTGAGAGACGTGCAGCTCCTCAAGCCAGGAGATGAAGATACAGAGAAGAAGATGAGGTCTCTGTTTACACCTGCTGACAGCCAGGAATTCAGCACAGAGGAACTCGAGGAACGCAAGAAGAACCTGCGAGCATGGCTGGAGAAGAACCTGATTCCCGTTACGGAAGAAGGCGACGTCCTGCGCGTGGCCAATGTGCTCACCATCAGCGCTCCATACGGCCCCGAGcagtgcagcagcagcaacGAAATCATCCTGGCGAGAGTGCAGAGTCTCGTGGAAAACAAGCCGGGACGAGAGAACCAGCAGTAA
- the LOC131360608 gene encoding serine/arginine-rich splicing factor 7-like — protein sequence MVPLPSVSSRRSFQISVFRFCEMSRHSRHGGETKVYVGNLGTGAGKGELERAFSYYGPLRTVWIARNPPGFAFVEFDDPRDAEDAVRGLDGKVICGTRVRVELSTGMPRRSRYDRPPTRRPFDPNDRCYECGEKGHYAYDCHRYSRRRRSRSRSRSRSRGRRHSRSHSHSRSRGRRSRSFSPRRSRSGSPRRSRSGTPRRSGSRSRSRSRSRSASHPRSRSGSVGRSRSRSAARSYSRSPSQTPGRSKSPVRDD from the exons ATGGTTCCGCTTCCATCTGTCAGTTCGCGACGTTCCTTTCAGATTAGCGTGTTTAGGTTCTGTGAGATGTCCAGACACAGTCGGCACGGAGGAG aGACTAAAGTTTATGTTGGGAACCTGGGAACTGGAGCAGGGAAAGGAGAACTCGAGCGGGCTTTCAGTTATTACGGGCCTTTGAGAACTGTGTGGATCGCCAGAAACCCTCCAGGATTTGCCTTCGTGGAATTTGATGATCCCAGAGACGCCGAAGATGCCGTCCGTGGCCTCGATGGCAA AGTGATCTGTGGAACCCGTGTGCGTGTAGAGTTATCGACAGGTATGCCTCGCCGCTCCCGCTACGATCGCCCGCCCACTCGGCGCCCCTTCGACCCTAATGACCGTTGCTATGAGTGCGGCGAGAAGGGGCATTACGCGTACGACTGTCACCGCTACAGTCGCCGCAGACGGAGCAG GTCTCGTTCTCGTTCTCGCTCTCGTGGAAGGAGGCATTCCCGTTCCCACTCTCACAGCCGGAGCCGAGGCAGGAG ATCGAGGTCCTTCTCTCCTCGCCGCTCTCGCTCTGGCTCTCCAAGAAGGTCCAGGTCTGGCACACCCAGAAGGTCCGG GTCTAGATCACGATCCAGATCTCGCTCTCGCTCTGCTTCTCATCCCAGGAGCAG ATCCGGCTCTGTTGGGAGATCCAGGTCTAGATCTGCAGCCAGGAG tTACAGTCGCTCTCCTTCCCAAACCCCTGGCAGAAGCAAGAGCCCGGTTCGTGACGACTGA